The Devosia sp. A16 genome includes a window with the following:
- a CDS encoding TIGR01459 family HAD-type hydrolase, with protein sequence MQALAGLRGIAPRYDVVLSDIWGVVHNGIAAHPTAVEALVNYRRNGGRVVLISNAPRPHGPIIEMMDGLGVSREAYDDVVTSGDATRVVLERYRGQTVHYVGPAHDNDSLFEGLDISIGQAEDAKAVVVTDLDTDHDAPDMYNERITLWLSRNLPLIAANPDRVVEHGDQILYCGGALADLYEARGGMIVMVGKPYKPIYAEALRLAETAAGRPVDRARILAIGDSVRTDAIGAAGAGLDLLFITGSIHAAELDAFGNPDTDAIAALVAPSGANVVGFMARLAW encoded by the coding sequence ATGCAGGCACTGGCAGGACTGAGGGGCATCGCCCCCCGCTACGATGTGGTTTTGAGCGATATCTGGGGCGTCGTGCACAACGGCATCGCCGCGCACCCGACGGCCGTCGAGGCTCTGGTCAATTATCGCCGGAACGGCGGACGTGTCGTCCTCATCAGCAACGCCCCGCGTCCGCACGGCCCGATCATCGAGATGATGGACGGGCTCGGCGTGTCGCGCGAAGCCTATGACGACGTGGTGACCTCGGGCGACGCCACCCGCGTGGTGCTCGAGCGCTATCGCGGCCAGACCGTCCATTATGTCGGCCCGGCGCACGACAATGACAGCCTGTTCGAGGGGCTCGACATCAGCATCGGCCAGGCCGAGGACGCCAAAGCCGTCGTCGTCACCGATCTCGATACCGATCACGACGCGCCCGACATGTACAATGAGCGGATCACCCTGTGGCTCAGCCGCAATCTGCCGCTGATCGCCGCCAATCCCGACCGGGTGGTCGAGCATGGCGACCAGATTCTCTATTGCGGCGGCGCCCTTGCCGACCTCTACGAGGCCCGCGGCGGCATGATCGTGATGGTCGGCAAGCCCTACAAGCCGATCTATGCCGAGGCCCTGCGTCTGGCCGAGACGGCTGCCGGCCGGCCGGTCGATCGCGCCCGCATCCTGGCGATCGGCGACTCGGTGCGCACCGACGCGATCGGCGCCGCCGGAGCCGGGCTCGACCTGCTGTTCATAACCGGCTCGATCCATGCGGCCGAACTTGACGCCTTCGGCAATCCCGACACCGACGCCATCGCCGCTCTTGTCGCCCCGAGCGGCGCCAACGTGGTCGGGTTCATGGCAAGACTTGCCTGGTGA
- a CDS encoding bifunctional riboflavin kinase/FAD synthetase, producing the protein MSGFIRLAGLDQVPASLRGAMVAIGNFDGCHRGHQHVFRALKARAAALGVPAIVLTFEPHPRDVFAPQPFMFRLTYADQKAEIAEALGLDGIVVMPFSLEFSHIVAEDFVTRFLVGALGVTGVSVGADFHFGYKRQGTPDFLKDAGLRHGFEVEILDMLDEGDDHISSSRIRALLGEGDVAGAAQLLGYHWFLSGVVVKGDQRGRELGFPTANTASPTGFGLLQGVYAVRAKLGERLLDGVASYGKPMFNNERPPFETWIFDFDEDIYGQTLEVALLGTVRGQVKFTGLDELIAAVNNDAAQARLLLQSTLPVSELDEKLGFFR; encoded by the coding sequence TTGAGCGGCTTCATCAGGCTCGCTGGGCTCGACCAGGTTCCGGCGTCGCTGCGCGGGGCCATGGTCGCGATCGGCAATTTCGACGGCTGCCACCGCGGTCATCAACACGTTTTCCGGGCGCTGAAGGCTCGTGCAGCCGCGCTCGGCGTGCCGGCGATCGTTCTCACGTTCGAGCCGCATCCGCGCGACGTGTTCGCGCCTCAGCCCTTCATGTTCCGCCTGACCTATGCCGACCAGAAGGCCGAGATCGCCGAGGCGCTCGGGCTCGATGGCATCGTGGTGATGCCGTTTTCGCTCGAGTTCTCGCATATCGTCGCCGAGGACTTTGTCACCCGGTTCCTCGTCGGGGCCCTCGGGGTCACCGGCGTTTCGGTCGGCGCCGATTTCCACTTCGGCTACAAGCGCCAGGGGACGCCGGATTTCCTCAAAGACGCCGGCCTGCGCCACGGTTTCGAGGTCGAGATCCTCGATATGCTCGACGAGGGGGACGATCACATCTCGTCTTCGCGCATCCGCGCGCTGCTCGGCGAGGGCGATGTTGCCGGCGCGGCGCAACTGCTCGGCTACCACTGGTTCCTCTCGGGCGTCGTGGTGAAGGGCGACCAGCGGGGCAGGGAGCTCGGCTTCCCCACGGCCAACACCGCGAGCCCCACCGGCTTCGGCCTGCTGCAGGGCGTCTACGCGGTCCGTGCCAAGCTCGGGGAGAGGCTGCTCGATGGCGTTGCGAGCTACGGCAAGCCGATGTTCAACAACGAGCGTCCGCCCTTCGAGACCTGGATCTTCGATTTCGACGAGGACATCTACGGCCAGACGCTGGAAGTGGCGCTGCTCGGCACCGTCCGCGGCCAAGTGAAGTTCACCGGCCTCGACGAACTGATCGCCGCCGTCAACAACGACGCCGCCCAGGCCCGGTTGCTGCTGCAATCGACCTTGCCGGTGTCGGAGCTCGACGAGAAGCTCGGGTTCTTCCGCTGA
- the ileS gene encoding isoleucine--tRNA ligase, whose translation MNDTATSGAETDYSATLFLPETEFPMRAGLPAREPDWLKRWEDMDIYARQRAACKGKPLFTLHDGPPYANGNIHIGHALNKILKDLVSRSKTMLGYNSAYVPGWDCHGLPIEWKVEEQYRAKGKNKDDVEINEFRSECRSFAQYWVDTQREEFKRLGVIGDWSNPYLTMSFDAEAQIARELMKVAASGQLYRGSKPVMWSVVERTALAEAEIEYQDYESDAIWVKFPIHSANGAFGTGSFEDFGSSYVVIWTTTPWTIPANRAISYSSKISYGLYEVTGAPEGNWASKGEKYVLADKLAEETLQKAKVESFVRLHDVDCSKIVSCSHPLRGLAGGYEFEVPLLDGEHVTDDAGTGFVHTAPSHGLDDFEIWMASGRKLIERGIDTSIPFVVDDAGFYTAAAPGLEGARVIDDAGKKGDANNRVIAALAERNAMLARGRLKHQYPHSWRSKKPIIYRNTPQWFVYMDRDIEGKKGDTLRARSLAAIDATKFYPQAGQNRLRSMIADRPDWVLSRQRAWGVPIAVFYNEATDTILNDATVNHRIGQAFEEEGADAWFKPGAKERFLGDAVPDPENWSKIDDILDVWFESGTTHSWVLKNPQKWPDMQFPAGMYLEGSDQHRGWFHSSLLESCATNGFAPYASVLTHGFTLDGEGKKMSKSLGNTTAPQDVIKQFGADILRLWVAQSDYSDDLRIGKEIINTTVDSYRKLRNTIRWLIGNLAHRKAEETVDYRDMPELEQLILSRLKDLDVLVRDAYESYDYKRIVAALSNFMNIDLSAFYFDIRKDALYCDPISSVRRRASLTVLDHVFDALTAWLAPILVFTMEEAWLERHPGAESSVHLREFPKLPEEWTDEKLDEKWEAIREVRKVVTGALEIARRDKVIGASLEAAPKVYITDDKLAAAVRGTDMAEISITSAIEIIEGEGPAEAFRLDDVRGVAVVFAKAEGQRCARSWRILPEVGTDPEYPDLSLRDAQAMRELKAAGR comes from the coding sequence ATGAACGATACTGCGACCAGCGGCGCCGAGACCGACTATTCCGCGACGCTCTTCCTGCCCGAGACCGAGTTCCCGATGCGCGCCGGCCTGCCGGCCCGTGAGCCCGACTGGCTGAAGCGCTGGGAAGACATGGACATTTATGCCCGCCAGCGCGCCGCCTGTAAGGGCAAGCCGCTGTTCACGTTGCACGACGGCCCACCCTACGCCAACGGCAACATCCATATCGGTCACGCGCTCAACAAGATCCTCAAGGATCTGGTGAGCCGATCCAAGACCATGCTGGGCTACAACTCGGCCTATGTGCCGGGTTGGGACTGCCATGGCCTGCCGATCGAATGGAAGGTCGAGGAACAGTATCGCGCCAAAGGCAAGAACAAGGACGACGTCGAGATCAACGAGTTCCGCAGCGAGTGCCGCAGCTTCGCGCAGTACTGGGTCGATACCCAGCGCGAGGAGTTCAAGCGGCTCGGCGTGATCGGCGACTGGTCCAACCCGTACCTGACCATGAGCTTCGATGCCGAGGCGCAGATCGCGCGCGAGCTGATGAAGGTCGCTGCCTCCGGGCAGCTCTATCGCGGCTCCAAGCCGGTCATGTGGTCGGTGGTCGAGCGCACCGCGCTGGCGGAAGCCGAGATCGAATACCAGGATTATGAAAGCGACGCGATCTGGGTGAAGTTCCCGATCCACTCGGCCAACGGCGCTTTCGGCACCGGCTCGTTCGAGGACTTCGGCTCCTCCTACGTCGTCATCTGGACCACCACGCCCTGGACCATCCCGGCCAACCGGGCCATCAGCTATTCGTCCAAGATCAGCTACGGCCTCTACGAGGTCACCGGTGCCCCGGAAGGCAACTGGGCGTCCAAGGGCGAGAAATACGTCCTCGCCGACAAGCTGGCCGAAGAGACCCTCCAGAAGGCCAAGGTCGAGAGCTTCGTCCGCCTGCACGATGTCGACTGTTCGAAGATCGTCTCCTGTAGCCATCCGCTGCGCGGGCTTGCCGGCGGCTACGAGTTCGAGGTGCCGCTGCTCGATGGTGAACACGTCACCGACGATGCCGGCACGGGCTTCGTCCACACCGCCCCAAGCCACGGCCTCGACGACTTCGAGATCTGGATGGCGTCCGGTCGCAAGCTCATCGAGCGCGGCATCGACACCTCGATCCCCTTCGTCGTCGACGATGCCGGTTTCTACACCGCCGCCGCGCCGGGCCTCGAGGGTGCCCGCGTCATCGACGATGCCGGCAAGAAGGGCGATGCCAATAACCGGGTGATCGCGGCCTTGGCCGAGCGTAACGCCATGCTGGCGCGCGGCCGTCTCAAGCACCAGTATCCGCATTCCTGGCGTTCCAAGAAGCCGATCATCTATCGCAACACCCCGCAGTGGTTCGTCTACATGGACCGCGACATCGAGGGCAAAAAGGGCGATACGCTGCGCGCGCGCTCGCTGGCTGCGATCGACGCGACCAAGTTCTACCCTCAGGCCGGGCAGAACCGCCTGCGCTCGATGATCGCCGATCGCCCCGATTGGGTGCTGAGCCGCCAGCGCGCCTGGGGCGTTCCGATCGCCGTGTTCTACAATGAAGCGACCGACACCATCCTCAACGACGCCACGGTGAACCACCGCATCGGCCAGGCCTTCGAGGAGGAGGGCGCCGACGCCTGGTTCAAGCCAGGCGCCAAGGAGCGCTTCCTGGGCGACGCCGTGCCCGATCCGGAGAACTGGAGCAAGATCGACGACATCCTCGATGTCTGGTTCGAGAGCGGCACCACCCATTCCTGGGTGTTGAAGAACCCGCAGAAATGGCCCGACATGCAGTTCCCGGCCGGCATGTACCTCGAAGGGTCCGACCAGCATCGCGGCTGGTTCCATTCCTCGCTGCTCGAGAGCTGCGCCACCAACGGCTTCGCTCCCTATGCGAGCGTGTTGACGCACGGCTTCACCCTCGACGGCGAGGGCAAGAAGATGTCGAAATCGCTCGGCAACACCACCGCCCCGCAGGACGTCATCAAGCAGTTCGGCGCCGATATCCTGCGCCTGTGGGTCGCCCAGTCCGACTATTCGGATGATTTGAGGATCGGCAAGGAGATCATCAACACCACCGTCGACAGCTATCGCAAGCTGCGCAACACCATCCGCTGGCTGATCGGCAACCTCGCCCATCGCAAGGCGGAGGAGACCGTCGACTACCGCGACATGCCCGAGCTCGAGCAGTTGATCCTGTCCAGGCTCAAGGATCTCGACGTGCTGGTGCGTGACGCCTACGAGAGCTACGACTACAAGCGGATCGTCGCTGCGCTGTCGAATTTCATGAACATCGACCTGTCGGCGTTCTACTTCGACATCCGCAAGGACGCGCTTTACTGCGACCCGATCTCTTCGGTCCGTCGCCGCGCCAGCCTCACGGTGCTCGACCACGTGTTCGACGCGCTCACCGCCTGGCTGGCGCCGATCCTGGTCTTCACCATGGAAGAGGCCTGGCTGGAGCGTCACCCCGGCGCCGAGTCTTCGGTGCACCTCAGGGAGTTCCCGAAACTCCCCGAGGAATGGACCGACGAAAAGCTCGACGAGAAATGGGAAGCGATCCGCGAGGTCCGCAAGGTGGTCACCGGGGCGCTCGAGATCGCCCGCCGCGACAAGGTGATCGGCGCCTCGCTCGAAGCCGCGCCGAAGGTCTACATCACCGACGACAAGCTCGCTGCCGCCGTCCGCGGCACCGACATGGCCGAGATCTCGATCACCTCGGCGATCGAGATCATCGAGGGCGAAGGTCCGGCCGAGGCTTTCCGGCTCGACGACGTGCGCGGTGTGGCCGTGGTCTTCGCCAAGGCCGAGGGCCAACGCTGTGCTCGTTCGTGGCGGATCCTGCCTGAGGTCGGTACCGATCCCGAATATCCGGACCTGTCGCTGCGCGACGCGCAGGCGATGCGCGAGCTGAAGGCGGCGGGACGGTAA
- the lspA gene encoding signal peptidase II, with protein sequence MLARPHLIASLFAGLAAFALDRGHKFLQVSSDCIGAAASQCIEHLGFVSPATPLGWQGGEVVSVTPFFDYVLVWNTGVSYGLLGDLPVWALGAIAVVAILALGIWWSRTSDVLVRYGLMLAIGGAVSNALDRVLYGAVADFFHFHWQDWSFYIFNLADVAITLGVLLLLLDFVGIGRRKAT encoded by the coding sequence ATGCTAGCTCGCCCCCACCTGATCGCCTCCCTCTTCGCCGGTCTCGCGGCCTTCGCCCTCGACCGCGGCCACAAGTTCCTGCAGGTCAGTTCCGATTGCATCGGCGCCGCGGCGTCGCAGTGCATCGAGCACCTCGGCTTCGTCTCTCCCGCCACCCCGCTCGGCTGGCAGGGTGGGGAGGTGGTCTCGGTGACGCCGTTTTTCGACTACGTGCTGGTCTGGAATACCGGCGTCTCGTACGGGCTGCTCGGCGACCTGCCGGTCTGGGCGCTCGGCGCCATTGCCGTGGTCGCCATCCTTGCCCTGGGCATCTGGTGGTCGCGCACCTCCGACGTTCTGGTGCGCTATGGCCTGATGCTCGCCATTGGCGGCGCCGTGTCAAATGCGCTCGATCGTGTGCTTTATGGCGCCGTTGCGGATTTCTTTCACTTTCATTGGCAGGATTGGTCGTTCTACATCTTCAATCTCGCCGATGTGGCGATCACCTTGGGGGTGTTGCTGCTCCTCCTCGACTTCGTCGGGATCGGACGCCGCAAGGCCACCTGA